ATTTTTGGCAGATATCAAACAGAAATCAGGATACATTGATGAATACCTGATTGTCTCCGAACCATTCAATATATGGGCAATAGAAGGGGATGAAAAGGTCAAAAGAATATTAAACTTTCAAACAGGAAATCCCGGAGTAAAAATTGTAGACGATATTAGTTTATTCAAAGAATTAAAACTTAGACTCCTGAATGCAACCCATATACTTACATGTGGCACTGCCATAATGCAGGGTTTTAACACAGTTTCAGAAGCTTTAAGTGACCAAAATTATCATAATAGAATTGCAGACATAATAAAAGAAATAAAAGTCTCTATTCCCAAACAAATAGAACCTAATCTTATCGAAGAATTTTCTGCTTCTGTAATCAGTCGATTTATGAATCCTTATATTCAACATAATTGGATTTCAATTATACTGAATTACACGGATAAAATGAAAATCCGAGCCATTCCTTTGATAAGCCAATATTATACTAATTTTGCCCAACTTCCCATGATGATGACAGAAGGATTGGCAGCCTATTTTTATTTGTCGATTCCAGATGGGGAGGAAGACGGACAGTATTATAAAAATATTGGAGAAAAGAAAATTCAGTTAAATGATCCATTTTGTAAAATGATCTACAATCAAAATCAGATGAGTGGAGTAGAAGCCACCATCAAAAATACATTAAATTATTTATTTTCAGACATAGATTTTTACTCAGCATTTAAGGATGAACTTGAAGTTTCTGTTTTAAATAAATACAATCAAATCAAAACTCCTGTATTGGCTTGATATGAATTTGACTGAATATATAAAAATTCATCATAATGATAATGTAGCGGTTGCTTTACAGAATTTAAAAGCAGGCACTCAAATTTCGTTTGGCGAAATAACGTTTATCTTGCCTGAAGATATTCAGGCCAAGCATAAATTTACTCTTCATTCTATTTCTAAAGGACAAACATTGATCATGTATGGCATTGTTGTCGGTACGGCAAAGATGGACCTGATGCAAGGAGCTGCGGTTAAAGTTCAAAATGTGGAGC
The sequence above is drawn from the Saprospiraceae bacterium genome and encodes:
- a CDS encoding tagaturonate reductase, which translates into the protein MKTPLLNKKFLETSQYYDLLKLMQLPERVIQFGTGVLLRGLPDYYIHKANQNGIFNGRIVIVKSTTHGDIKSWEDQDFLFTHCVRGVENDTLISSNQINTSVSRVLQAQTQWTDILDCAANPNINVLLSNTTEKGLVYQEENLLNGIPESFPGKVLAYLYHRYSTLGDIPEADIVIVPTELVENNGDLLQSFVFKAAEFNKLDSRFLQWLSDHAFFCNSLVDRIVPGKPDMQFLADIKQKSGYIDEYLIVSEPFNIWAIEGDEKVKRILNFQTGNPGVKIVDDISLFKELKLRLLNATHILTCGTAIMQGFNTVSEALSDQNYHNRIADIIKEIKVSIPKQIEPNLIEEFSASVISRFMNPYIQHNWISIILNYTDKMKIRAIPLISQYYTNFAQLPMMMTEGLAAYFYLSIPDGEEDGQYYKNIGEKKIQLNDPFCKMIYNQNQMSGVEATIKNTLNYLFSDIDFYSAFKDELEVSVLNKYNQIKTPVLA